GAGGCCGAAGCATGGACGGTGCAAGAAGCCCAACAAGTGATCTAGGATAGACTCTGATACCATATCAAAAtttgggttgggcctaactcatccctacaaaatcaGCTTGAAACGGTGAGGATTgctcccacttataaacacaacacatgccatatctctaagcaatgtTGAACTAAATTCACCCCTTCAAacccaacacaatgaaggtgttggagGCTGCAATGAAGGCAAGCAAAATGCCGCAATTTAGGCGACTAGGGGCGGACTGCAATAAAGGCGGAAATTCCAACAGTAATAATATCTCATTGACAACATCTCATAATAGTTTGATAATAGTTATTTGCTGTACTTTAAGAGTTTGGAATAACCAATGGAGGTTGTTCCACTCGGTAAGGAGTTGACTCACACCCcgcaagggcgtgagttcaactcTGGCTGCTGGCGTGGGTTCAACTCCTGCTGGCAGCATAAGGATCTCATTGGTCGATAATCTGTAAGCATCTCTGTCAACGCTCTCTGAATATTGAGCTCTACCTTGACCCTGACGAGCCCGCCCTAGAACCTAACTCGCCTagattgttttcataaaaaaagATAATCTGGAAATAGGGATGAGTGTGGACAACATTACAAGATTTATGAAATTCTGAAATCAGGGTGAGCAGCATTATCATTGTTTTATAATGCTGATTGATGATTTGAACTCTGAAGAACTGCATAAGGCTTGTTGGCTTGATTCTTGTTCCTGATAGTTAGATTAAAAAATTCTGCCTATAATTATATGTGGAAAACAAGATGTTTAAAAATAAAGTTCATTCTGACAAATGTAAAACATAAATTTCAAGCATTTGTTCCACTAGATGATTTTAGGAATCAACTTAACAATGAAAAGTGTGGAACTGTGGATTCCTCCGAAGAACCGCATTATGAGTTTTATGGACGGCCATCGTCAGTGTTCTAAAACATGGATGATCTGAACTCTGAAGGACATAAGGCGTTGGCTTGTTTCTTGTTCCTTATTGTTAGATTCCAAAGATTTGATTATAATTCTACTATAATGCAAAATAgccaaaatatttgaataaataatgATTCATATCGACAATAGCAAATTTTTCCTCTGGATGAAATTTTGTCCTAGTCAGTTCAACAATGAAAAGCTTGAGGTTCCCTTGCATACACAAAATTCCTTCACCTACAGTTTTCTTTAGCATtattgaattttgtttttctatttgaTGAGAAGGACGGTATGAGCAGTGCTTAGATATATCATAAAAATAcaatttactaaaaaaaaaaaaatctaaagaaTGGTCACTAGAAAGTTAGAAATCCTATATTTTTGTTGAAGTTAAATACGAAATATATTCTCCAATAGCTTTTCCTAGCCACTAATTCATTCTGGTAGAAAGCATTTGTTTTGGTCCATTGTTTAATATTTAAAAGCATCTACAGGAACTACTAGTTGTTAGTAACAGAATAAAAAATAGTGTATTCTCTCCTCAGAAGAGCTGATGCAGTATGTTTGTGTTGCCTTGTCTTGTTTTATGATAGGTTACCATTAACTATCTATTGGGAAACTTGGGAAAAGATTATTCCAAGACTGTTGGGGTAGTTGATCTTGGAGGTGGATCTGTTCAAATGGCATATGCCATCTCTGAGTCTGAGGCTGCCATGGCTCCAAAAGTAAAGGATGGAGATGATCCATATGTCAAGGAGATGTTCCTGAGGGGAAGAAAATATTACCTCTATGTTCACAGGTTTTTCTACTTGAAATGCTAATAAAtgtcttcttttttatttatctttgttTACAGCCTTAAGCCTTTAGTAGCATTAACTCATGAACCTAGTAGATACACTTACACTTTGCAGTATTTTTCATGACAGTATTTTGGGTTCCCATCAATAGATCTTTTTTAGTTGACTAATAGATCTTTTACTTCTTGCTTTCAGTTATTTGCGCTATGGTTTACTAGCTGCTCGTGCTGAGATTTTAAAGGCTACCGGTGATGCTGAAAACCCGTGTATCTTATCTGGCTATGATGGTAATTACAACTCCTCTTCTGTATGCCCGGTACTACTTTGATTGAGTTGCCCTTTCTGTATGCTTGGTACTATTTTAATTGAGTTGCATTTCAGCTCTTTTGATATCCTTTCATTAGTTGATACAGAAAAAGAGCTTCGGACAATTACAATTTTTATATGCTTTTTCTTCCTGTCTTAAAATTCTGATGACAAGCGGATCTTTTAAACTCCTTAGGATCTTACAACTATGGAGGAAAATCATTTAAGGCATCATCCTCTGGAGCAGGCTTAAATGAATGCAAAAGCGTAGCTCTCAAGGCTCTCAAAGTCAATGAGTCATCTTGTACACATATGAAGTGCACTTTTGGTGGGATATGGAATGGTGGAGGTGGGGATGGACAGAAAAACCTCTTTGTTGCCTCATTTTTCTTTGACCGGGCTGCTGAGGTAATTACTTTTTCATGTAATGGTTCTTGGAATAATTGACTGCATTGCTTCTAATTCTACTGCATTGCCCATCTTACCACTCTACTTATTCACAGGCTGGTTTTGCTGATCCAAACAAACCAGTTGCAATAGTTCATCCTATGGATTTTGAAGAAGCTGCCAAGCAGGCTTGTCAAACAAAACTCAAGAATGCCAAATCCACTTATCCACGAGTTGAAGAAGGGAACCTTCCATATCTTTGCATGGATCTTATTTACCAGTATACCTTGCTTGTTGATGGGTTTGGTAGGTTTTATTCTAAAATTTGGATAGTTATACATGACAATGTTTCTGCAAAGTCTTTGTAACCCATCATCCTGAACTTGCTTTCACTTGTTTGCAGGCATATACCCATGGCAAGAGATTACATTGGTAAAGAAAGTTAAATACGAAGATGCCCTTGTTGAGGCAGCTTGGCCGCTAGGAAGCGCCATTGAAGCTGTATCGGCTACATAACAGCACCAGAATAATGATTTTGATTACTCATCTGAAACCTTGCAGCATGGATTTTGTAGCGAAACACTGCCTGTCATTCATGATGATCAGAGATTACTTCAGGCAAAATTGGAATTGGATATAGGTCTACTTTTCAGGAATAATGGGAGATTGCAGCTTCATTATTTTTCATACGTAATTAATTCACAATATATCTGATTTACAGCTCCGGCAGATTCATTCGATTCATTAAGTGCATTTATGTATTGTCTCGAGAGATGAACAAAATGGTGATGCTTACAccatttcatttttgtttatgaTGGTTTCGTTCCTGATTATAGTTAATCCTTTATTTCTTCTCTTGTTAGCAACATCTGATTGATTGTCATGCGTGGGACTAATGATTTTAGTTACCTTTTTTCCTTGGGAATATGTGATCCTTTAATTCTCGTTTTTGGTCCATTAATTCGCTGGCGATACTACGAATGTTTTGATGCATATTATAAATGCGCACGAGGCCATTTTAATCCCACAAATTCTTGAGATATTTTTTTTGCATAGTAATCCAAGGCAAAAATTTACTAATGGTTTAATCAAAATctcaaatattttgatcaattagTGTATGAACTAATTCAAAATCGCCTTAGTAAAGCATATGCATGCCAGTTGAAGTATAGAGAATTTAAATGATAAACAAAAATGAATGTTTAATGATTGTTTATAAGACAGACAATTTGAATGATTCAGTATATTTATAACCTAATTGTGTAATTGATAAAACAACTTGTGTTAATCTAATGGTTCAGTATATTTTCTTACTTGTTGAGGAGCTGATGTTTTAATCACTAAATTATTTGACAATCAACTTGTTCACTTTTAAAGCGTGAATTTCAATCACtagattaattgaaaaaaaaacctTAGGTGTTTATAAATAATTCTTATTTCCTTAAATTAGGAAAAgtaatataactattatatattCAAAGACTACTTACCTATCAACATATTTTGTTAATCTTCGTAGTCACAATGGTAACTGAAACATCCTGCATGTAAGTGGAggattaaaattgaaaatttgagattttcttttgaaaatataGGGGATGATAAGCTCACTAAAGTGTGGCCTAgcttattttagttaattttgaaATACCTTTGGCCCAGCTTTGATCAGCATACTAGCACGGTGAGTGTTCACTTTGCCGTACTTCACGTCGACATAGATTCGGTATGTCAATCTTTGTCTCATGTTCCCGCGAAATAGATCTTTCTTTCTCAAAATAATTCCATTCATTATAAAACCCGTGTACACCATTTTGTGTGTGCAACCCAACTGTTGGGTTATTCAACTATTTCACTTTGCTTCTCTGAGTCATTTTCACAAACACCTTTGGCTCAAGTCTTAAATGATTGAATAATCATATTTTTGCACTCAACCTGGATGTATTGATTTCCTTATTTTGCAATCATGATCAGAATCAGATCTAACCTATCTGTTGTCTCTGTTGTGCTGTTACGCGTAAGGCAAATCCCAGTCAATGTCAATCACTGTGATATAGTTCAGAAGCCTCTTGTGAATGGTTTTTTCAATGATTTTGACTATTCAAGCAATGACACTTTTTTAGCTCCACCAAAATTTGGTTTCTTAGTTAGGTTCTTTTCTACTGAATCCTCAACCAAAAGCCTTGGAATATCCACTAATGTTCCTGCATTGGGATTGGACGAGGCCTTGAGTGATGAAGACGATAATGATAATGACGGAGACGATGATGATTGTGATAAGAA
The Vicia villosa cultivar HV-30 ecotype Madison, WI linkage group LG6, Vvil1.0, whole genome shotgun sequence genome window above contains:
- the LOC131609887 gene encoding apyrase 2-like, producing the protein MLKRPSRQESLSDKIYRFRGTLLVVSIPLVLITFVLYMMPSSSNYESAGDYALVSRKISPDKKSGGSYAVIFDAGSSGSRVHVFHFDHKLDLVHIGKDLELFEQLKPGLSAYAKNPKQAAESLISLLDKAESVVPRELRSKTPVRVGATAGLRSLEGDASDKILQAVRDLLKHRSSLKSDADAVTVLDGTQEGAFQWVTINYLLGNLGKDYSKTVGVVDLGGGSVQMAYAISESEAAMAPKVKDGDDPYVKEMFLRGRKYYLYVHSYLRYGLLAARAEILKATGDAENPCILSGYDGSYNYGGKSFKASSSGAGLNECKSVALKALKVNESSCTHMKCTFGGIWNGGGGDGQKNLFVASFFFDRAAEAGFADPNKPVAIVHPMDFEEAAKQACQTKLKNAKSTYPRVEEGNLPYLCMDLIYQYTLLVDGFGIYPWQEITLVKKVKYEDALVEAAWPLGSAIEAVSAT